CAACCTTTACGACGTAGCATTTTCGCTGTTTTGTCTCTTTGTTTTCAGCTCGCTTGTTCAGAAACTCACGGCCAAGGGTCCAATGCTATGGCCAGTGTTCGGAATCTTTCCGTCCCTGATCATGCATTCTAATTGCCTTCATGAATGGATTACGAAAGCTTTGATCGATAATCGAGGCACGATTCCGTTTAGAGGTCTCGCCCTTGGGGGAAGCCGTGGCATTGTGACAGCGGATCCTGTGAAGATAGAGTACATGTTGAAGTCCAAGTTTCATAATTTTCCGAAAGGGAAATATTATAGGGAGAGATTTAGTGAGTTGCTTGGAGAAGGGATTTTCAATGCTGATGATCAGTCCTGGAAACATCAAAGACAGGCGGCTGCTACTGTTATGCATTCGGTACGATTCGTGGAGTATTCGACGGAGAGCATGCAGGATCTGGTGCACAAGAAGCTTTTGAAAGTGCTGGAAAATCTGGTGGAGTCCAAAGTTTGCATTGATTTACAAGAATTGTTGCTTCGGTTTACATTTGATAACATTTGTGTAGCCGCCTTTGGTGTCGATCCAGGGTGCATGTCGATTGGATTGCCCGATGTTCCGTTTGCCAAAGCTTTCGAGGAGGCCACTGAATCGACTTTATGCAGGTTCATGGTGCCCCCATTTGTGTGGAAGGCCTTAAAGTTCTTCGACTTGGGCTTTGAGAGAAGACTTAAGGAATCGGTGAAAGTTGTGCATGATTTTGCAGCCAAGACTGTGCAAGAGAGGAAGAAAGAATTAGCTGCACAAGATCAGGACATTAATTTGGATGAAAAATTCGATTTATTGTCCAGGCTTGTAAGTCTCGAAAAGGGAGGTAAAAACGGTTATTTTTCGGATAAATTGTTGGAAGATTTCTGCATAAGCTTTATCTTAGCAGGCAGAGACACCAGCTCAGTGGGACTAGCTTGGTTTTTCTGGCTAGTATCCATACACCCTCATGTCGAAAAAAATATTCTGCAAGAAATTCATGACATCCTCT
This genomic window from Daucus carota subsp. sativus chromosome 7, DH1 v3.0, whole genome shotgun sequence contains:
- the LOC108194260 gene encoding cytochrome P450 86B1, whose protein sequence is MSTTEFFFSSAATTMCAKLNLYDVAFSLFCLFVFSSLVQKLTAKGPMLWPVFGIFPSLIMHSNCLHEWITKALIDNRGTIPFRGLALGGSRGIVTADPVKIEYMLKSKFHNFPKGKYYRERFSELLGEGIFNADDQSWKHQRQAAATVMHSVRFVEYSTESMQDLVHKKLLKVLENLVESKVCIDLQELLLRFTFDNICVAAFGVDPGCMSIGLPDVPFAKAFEEATESTLCRFMVPPFVWKALKFFDLGFERRLKESVKVVHDFAAKTVQERKKELAAQDQDINLDEKFDLLSRLVSLEKGGKNGYFSDKLLEDFCISFILAGRDTSSVGLAWFFWLVSIHPHVEKNILQEIHDILCLRQQKDVKNSNIIFTTDELHKMVYLQAALSESLRLYPPVPFDFKEVLEDDVFPDGTTVKSGDKVLYSIFSMARMESVWGSDCREFKPERWIKEGAFVSENPFKYAVFNGGPRLCVGKKFAYTQMKMVTASVLARYSIQVVEGFEVAPKTTTTLYMKNGLMVRLVPRN